In the Clostridium cellulovorans 743B genome, TTAATCGCTAAAAAAATGGCAATATTTCAGATTTTCATATTATTATACTTAATTTTATAGATATATTGACAAAAATTTCATTGTAATATATATTTAAATTGTATTATATTTCTATAAAAGACCATATAGAGAAAAGGGGATATTATTATGAATTTAAGTAAAAGATTATTATCTTGTGTTCTATCTGCTGGTATAGTGGCTTCAGCATTTGCAGTTGCTACACCAGTATATGCTGAAGATGCTCTATTAATAAGTAGCACCTTCGAAGGAGGTACAGATGGTTGGTCAACTATGGGTACAACTACTATTTCACCAAGTACTTTAAGCCATAGCGGTAACGGAAGCCTCTACGTTTCTGGTAGAGCTGCTTCATGGGCTGGACCATGCAATATAAGAACAGACGTATTGAAAGCAGGAAATACATATAACCTTAGTTCCTATGTAATGTACAATGATGCTAGTGCTGCAGATACTCAACCTATTAGCTTCATGTTAAAGTACACAGATTCTACAAATAAAGCTTTCTATGTACCTATCGCAACTGTAACTGTAAACAAAGGTGAATGGACAAAAATCGAAAATACCGCTTATAAAATCCCAGCAGAAGCAACTAGTGCAATGATTTATTGGGAAACTACAGGTACAATGATTAACTACTATGTCGACGACGTTACAGCATATGGTCCAAGCACATTTAATCCTAATGTAACTGCAGCTACACCACTTAAAAACGTATTTGGAAAATACTTTGATATAGGTTGCGCTGCGACACCTTCTGAAGTATCTTTACAAGTTGCTAAAGATCTTGTAAAAACTCACTACAACAACCTTACTATAGGAAATGAGCTTAAACCAGATTATGTATTAGATAAAGCTGCTTGCCAAGCATCCGGTAACAATGTAAACCCTCAAGTTAAATTAGACAGTGCACGTAGTCTTTTAAAATACTGTGCTGAGAACAATATAGAAGTAAGAGGCCACGTTTTAGTATGGCATAGTCAAACTCCTTCTTGGTTCTTTAAAGAAAACTTCAGTGACACTGGAGCTACTGTATCAAAAGACGTCATGAATCAACGTCTTGAAAACTATATAAAGAATCTTTTTGCAGCAATTAACGCAGAGTTCCCTACATTAAAGATTTATGCATGGGACGTTGTAAATGAATGTTACCTAGATGGTGGTAATCTACGTACTGCAGGATTTCCTGAAACTGCTGGGAAAGAAGCATCTGCATGGAATTTAGTCTATGGTGATGACTCATACATAGACAATGCTTTCACATATGCAAGAAAATATGCTCCAGCTGGTGTTAAGTTATTCTACAACGACTTTAACGAATATATACAATCAAAACGTAACGCAATCTACACTATGGCAATGAGATTAAAATCTAAAGGTATTATCGATGGTATCGGTATGCAATCTCACCTAGATATGGGCTTTCCTGATACAAATACTTATAAAGCAGCACTAACTAAATTCGGTTCAACTGGCTTAGAAGTTCAAGTTACAGAACTTGATATAACTACAAGTGATACAAGTGCTACAGGACTAGCAAATCAAGCTACTAAATATGCAGCTATTATGCAAAGTATTTTAGATGCAAAAAAAGCAGGTACTGCTAACATTACAAACGTTGTATTCTGGGGTATTACTGATGGAACAAGCTGGCGTGCAACAAGATTACCATTGCTATTCGATGGAAACTACTATCCAAAACCAGCTTTCGATTCAGTTGTTAAATTAGTTCCTACAAGCGACTACTATACTCCTGGTTATGCCTTAGGTGATGTAAACAATGACGGTAAAATCAATGCTCTAGATCTTGCATTAGTGAAAAAAGGTCTATTAAGTGAATTTACAGATCCAGCTGCAAAAGTAGCTGCAGATGTAAACAAAGATGGTAATACTAATGCTATCGACCTTGCATTATTAAAGAAATATCTTCTAGGACAAATTACTAGTTTCTAAATAATTCTTCTATTATACCATTGAGAAAAAGAAATAAAAAATGATGATAATTAATTTTATCATCATTTTTTATTTATATATATTTTTTAAATTGCTTTAATCACCAAAAGAAACACCTATGCTTCGCGCTGTTTGTATTAATTCACCATCTGGTTCTACAACTCTTGTATGACCAATAACTTTTTCTAAAGCTTCATAAGAAATTTTATCTTCCTTTAAAGTTACCATATTTCCAAACTTACCTTCATGGATTAGCTCAGTTGCTGCAACTCCATATCTTGTAGAAAGTATTCTATCATAAGCTGATGTTATTCCACCTCTTTGAATATGACCTAAGATTGTAGCTCTAATTTCTTGATTTTTTATTATTTTTTCAAGATCTGCAGCAAGCTTATTTGCAATACCACCAAGTCTAATAGGATCTGGACTATCATCTACTACTTTTGCTACAACTACATCGCCATCCTTTGGTTTTGCCCCTTCTGCTACAACAATAATTGTAAACTTTTTACCTTCACGCTGTCTCATTTCTATTTTTTCAGCAACCTTATGTAAATCATATGGAATTTCTGGTATGAGTATTACATCTGCAGAACCTGCTAAACCTGAATGAAGCGCAATCCATCCAGCATTTCTTCCCATAACTTCAAGAAGCATAACTCTATGATGTGATTCAGCAGTTGTATGTAATCTATCAAGTGCTTCAGTTGCAACTTCAACGGCTGTATTAAACCCAAAAGTAACCTCTGTAGCAGGTAAATCATTGTCTATTGTTTTAGGAACTCCTATTACATTTATGCCTTTTCTTGAAAAGTCCCTTGCACTTGTTAAAGTACCATCGCCCCCAATAACAACGATAGCATCAACACCTTCTTTTTTAAGATTTTCTATAGCTACATCTGAAACATCTTTTTTAACAATTTCACCATTTTCCTCTACTTGGTAATCAAATAGATTATCTTTATTTGAACTATAAAGTATTGTGCCGCCTTTATGTCCAATTCCGGATACTTTATCTAAAGTTAAAGGAATAAAGTCATTGTTATACAACCCTCTATATCCAAATATGTATCCGATTACTTCATAACCGTATTTTAAAATTGCTGTTCGTGTAACTGCTCGAATAACAGCATTTAAACCTGGACAATCTCCTCCCCCTGTTAGTAATGCTATTTTTTTTATTTTTTGCTCTTGCATCATATCCCTCCTAACCCATGATAATACCATTATATAACATTTGGTAATTTTTTTAAATATCTTATTTCATACTATTGAGAATATTTAAAAAAATCTTTAATATTTTTAACCTAACTCTAATATTATATGCACTTCTGAAGAATATACTTTCTTTGAAAATCCTATATTTAAAGAGGATATTAGTAGCTTTAATCTCTAAAAAATTTCTTGATATATATGCTCTGATTGAAAATCTACATTAAATATATAAACATAGCTTTAATGTAAAAATCTTATTGTAACTTGTGTTAATTTATAAATTATAATCAAAAAGGATTACCTCAAAATGTATTTACATTCATTCTGAGATAACCCTTTAATAAATTTAAAGATGATACATTTGTTGTATTTCGTTTGATAATTCTTCTGAATACCCTCTTCTCATAAACTCTTCCATAGATTCATGAATTTCTAAAAGGTATCCTTGACCTTCAGCTATCATACCGCGGTTTACTAGTTCATCACTAGGCTTTTTCGAAAAAACAATTTCCCATTCCTCTCTTGATAAATAGTCCTTGTATTCTCCATATTCATCTTTCCCTATACTTGTAAGAAACTGTCCATCATAAAATAGAATAAGCTGATTATTAGCAACCAAAACCTCCTCTATATAAGCTGCAACTGGCTCTTTTAACTCATTAGACGTTATTATAGCCAAAAGTTCTGGCTCGCCATTAGTTCTTACAACCTTAGAACATTGTATTCTTCCCATTGCAATATCGTTCTTTACCCATCTATTGCTTTGTATTATTTTATCAAGAGTATCCTTTTTAACCATGCTATCACCTCTTAGAAATGAATCTTATACTTCGTATTTTATTTTATACAAATATTAATATCTTATTCAGATGAAGCACTTTTCATTAAAGAATAGATAAAAATTTACCTTTATCATTTATTAAACATTAAAAAATCCTAAATATCCTGCTATAAACACAAAGACAGCAAAAACAAATCTATATACTGCAAAAATTCTCATCGGCTTCTTCTTTAAGAAGGCTATAAATCTATCCACCACAATTAAAGCTACAATAAAAGCTACTAAGAAACCTACGCCAAGCGATATTACCTGCGCTGAAGTCATTGCTGCAAAACCACCAATTTTCACTATCTTAAGAAGACTCATACCAGCCATTACTGGTATAGCTAAGAAGAAAGAAAACTCTGCTGCCGCTATAGTAGTAAGTCCTGCTATCCAACCGCCCATGATTGTAGAGGCTGATCTAGACATTCCCGGAAATACTGCCAAACATTGAAATGCTCCGATTATCAACGCTTGTTTTATAGTAACATCCAATTCACTTTTCGTACCATTTCTTCTTTTTCTATATTTATTTTCTATAAGTATCATAAGAATACCACCTACAACCAACGCAATTGAAACTGCTGTAGGATTCATAAGATATTCATCAAAAAAATCACCAAAACCTAATTGCACAATCGCTCCTGGTATGCAAGCAGCTACGATTATAAGCCAAAATCTTAATCCTGATTCTCTATAACTAATATCTCTCTTTTCACTTGGGAAAAGTTTAACTAAAGTATTCATAATTTTTTTCCAAAAGAGCACAATAACTGCTAAAATTGCTCCTAATTGAATAACATATGTATACATATCAATATATTCTTTACTTTGGCCTACATCAAAACCTAAAAAACTTTGAAAAATTATTAAGTGTCCAGTAGAAGATACTGGCAGAAACTCAGTTACCCCTTCTACAATCCCTAAAACCATCGACTTTAAAATAAAAAAAACTGTTTCCATCTTAACTACATCATTTCCCTTCTTTAATTTTAATTATATATCTAACCTTTTGTATTACTAATGACAATTTCTCTTAGAACTGTATTCCCATCTAAAGATAGTTGTATTTTCGTTTTTGACCTTGGGTTTAAAGTGATAGTAAAATAATTATCTATGACTCCCCACTGCCCATCATCAATTCTTATGTAATAATTCTTCACATTTACACTATCTTTAAAAGCAGCTCCATTAATTACTGGTAATTTCTTTTCGCTATTTTTTAAGGTTAATATTAATGTCGGTATTACATCCTTAAAGTTCTGCATCTCCTTAGCTATTTCACCCTCACTAGTAGGCGCATACATAAATGCCTCCCTACGATGGGTATATATTGTTGAATTCAATGGCTTCGTATTAATAATCAATTGCGGCTCATCATCTTCTTTTAAATACATAATATAAGAGTTACTTTTTTTGTTAGTAAAATAGCTGTTATCTAGTTGCATTCTTAAGTTATTAAAATACTTACCATAATCTCTAACATAATTCTTTTCTTCTTTACTAAGATCAACTACAGAAAGACCTTGTTCTATAACTTCAATAGCACTTAAAGGATCTTCTCCCTTCGCAAAAAATAGTTTATTTATAGAATCAAACGCCATCCATTTTGATAAACTTGGTATGTAAATTTCAGTTATTGAGAATATAGTGGTCTCTTTTTTGCTTTCATTTTGATACAATTCTAATACTCGACTCTGAAATCCTAATGCCTTCACAAAATTGGCAAAAATAATATTATAGTCTTTAGCATTAAGTCTTTGTCCACTAAAACTTTTACTTATTAATGTTGAAATATCTTCTGTATTATATGAAGATTTTTTATTAAGTTGAAGCTTTGAAGATAAAAACTCACTTAATGATAGAATTTTATCAAGTTCTGTTCCCTCCATCTTCACATTTTCCTCAAGTTTATAGTCAGTCTTAATTTTTTCTAAATTTATATCACCAAGGTTATCATAATAAAATTTAATATACTTACCATCATAGATATTATCAAAAGTTTCTAAAGTTATTGCTGGTGATTCCTTCTTTTCTTTCAAAAAAGAATTTTTATTATAAAACCAGTAACCACAAATCACTGATACTATAATAAATATGAAAATCATTTTCTTTATGCCATTCATATAACTGTCCCCTTAAAACTATATTCTAGTATCATAAGTAATATTAACCTATTTTACATTTTACCCTATTATCAATTTCACTTCAACTTAGGAAGTTTTTTTTATTCACATATAGGCTCATCACTGCATTTATGTTAAACTGTCCCTAGAGGTGATTTTTATGAATTATAATATATTTGATAAAATTAAATCAGTACTTTTTATTTCCTTTTCTATAGTTCTTCCAGCTGCGATTCTAATAGTTCTTATAGGCTATTTTTATATTCCAAGTGAAATCCCTAAATATAACTACTTCTATGATTTCCAAATCACTGAGTTACGTGACTCTAGATATCAATTAGAAGTTCCAGCGAAAACTTCTGATAAAGAGATCCTTGTTTCTATGGTAGGCGATGTAGTTATAGGTACTGATGATTCATTTAATTACGATTCAAGCCTTATGGAAGCTTTTGACTCAAATAAAAAAGATTATAAATATTTTTTTAAAAACGTATTAGAAGTATTCTCTGAAGATGATATAACAATTGCAAATCTTGAGAACCCATTAACCGACTCTTCAACAAAATCATATAAAGGTGAAGGAACTGTTTTCAATTTCAAGGGTCCAATGGATTTTGTTAAGATATTATCTTCATCAAGTGTTGAAGCAGTTACAATTTCTAACAACCACATATATGATTACGGCAACGAAGGATTTCAAGATACCGTTGATACTCTAAACAATTCAAATATTGACTGTATCGGCGAAAACTTTAAGTTGATAAAAGAAATAGACGGTATAAAATTTGCCTTCTTAGGCTATCAAGGCTGGTATAACTCTTCTGAATTACTTAATTCAATAAAAAATGATATTGAAGATGCAAGATCAGAAGGCTGTACTATAGTAATTCCATATTTCCACTGGGGAGACGAAAATCAATATACACCTAATGATACTCAGATTTATCTTGCACATTACGCTATTGATTCTGGAGCAACTATGGTATGGGGATCACATCCGCATGTTATACAGAGTTTTGAATTATATAAAGACAAGCTTATCGCCTATTCTATGGGAAATTTCTGTTTCGGTGGAAATAATAACCCAAAGGATAAGAAATCAATGATTTTACAAACTAAATTTATTATTTCTAACAATACTCTTGAAGATATAGCAATTAAGGTTATTCCAACTAGAATTTCATCAACGGAAGAATTTAATGACTATGTCCCAACTCCATATAAAGAGCAAGAAGCAAAAGATTTCTTAGAAATTTTAAACAACTACTCACCAACTCTAAATAATAAGATTTCTAACGATTATATAAACCTAAAGTCTTTATCTAAGGCATAAAGCTTTCCATAAGACTTTAGACTAATTAGCAAATTTATCTTTTTTATATTATAATAATATGCAGCTAAAGAGTTAGTCTTGGAACACTCTAGCTACCCATAACTAAAGTTTGAGGTGATTAAAATAGGATTTCGTAGTTTTATTAGTATAATTTCATCAAAGGTTCTCGGAACCATAAGTAAAAAGCTATTTAAAGGAGGCACTAACTTCCCCGGAAGAATAGCTTTAAAAATTAAAAAAGATATTTTAAAGGATATTACTAAGGGGTATAAAATTATCTTAGTTACAGGTACTAATGGTAAAACTACTACCACTAGCATGATTTACAATATGCTTAAGGATTCAGGGTTAGATGTAATAACAAATGCTACTGGTGCCAACCTTATTTCTGGTATAGTTGCTTGTTTTATAAATAACTATAGCTTCAAGAAAAACAAAAGTCAACGATACGCAGTTATTGAAGTAGATGAAGCAAATCTAAAATTTATAACTGATAAAATTTCTCCCGATGTTATTACAATAACAAA is a window encoding:
- a CDS encoding endo-1,4-beta-xylanase — its product is MNLSKRLLSCVLSAGIVASAFAVATPVYAEDALLISSTFEGGTDGWSTMGTTTISPSTLSHSGNGSLYVSGRAASWAGPCNIRTDVLKAGNTYNLSSYVMYNDASAADTQPISFMLKYTDSTNKAFYVPIATVTVNKGEWTKIENTAYKIPAEATSAMIYWETTGTMINYYVDDVTAYGPSTFNPNVTAATPLKNVFGKYFDIGCAATPSEVSLQVAKDLVKTHYNNLTIGNELKPDYVLDKAACQASGNNVNPQVKLDSARSLLKYCAENNIEVRGHVLVWHSQTPSWFFKENFSDTGATVSKDVMNQRLENYIKNLFAAINAEFPTLKIYAWDVVNECYLDGGNLRTAGFPETAGKEASAWNLVYGDDSYIDNAFTYARKYAPAGVKLFYNDFNEYIQSKRNAIYTMAMRLKSKGIIDGIGMQSHLDMGFPDTNTYKAALTKFGSTGLEVQVTELDITTSDTSATGLANQATKYAAIMQSILDAKKAGTANITNVVFWGITDGTSWRATRLPLLFDGNYYPKPAFDSVVKLVPTSDYYTPGYALGDVNNDGKINALDLALVKKGLLSEFTDPAAKVAADVNKDGNTNAIDLALLKKYLLGQITSF
- a CDS encoding 6-phosphofructokinase: MQEQKIKKIALLTGGGDCPGLNAVIRAVTRTAILKYGYEVIGYIFGYRGLYNNDFIPLTLDKVSGIGHKGGTILYSSNKDNLFDYQVEENGEIVKKDVSDVAIENLKKEGVDAIVVIGGDGTLTSARDFSRKGINVIGVPKTIDNDLPATEVTFGFNTAVEVATEALDRLHTTAESHHRVMLLEVMGRNAGWIALHSGLAGSADVILIPEIPYDLHKVAEKIEMRQREGKKFTIIVVAEGAKPKDGDVVVAKVVDDSPDPIRLGGIANKLAADLEKIIKNQEIRATILGHIQRGGITSAYDRILSTRYGVAATELIHEGKFGNMVTLKEDKISYEALEKVIGHTRVVEPDGELIQTARSIGVSFGD
- a CDS encoding undecaprenyl-diphosphate phosphatase; amino-acid sequence: METVFFILKSMVLGIVEGVTEFLPVSSTGHLIIFQSFLGFDVGQSKEYIDMYTYVIQLGAILAVIVLFWKKIMNTLVKLFPSEKRDISYRESGLRFWLIIVAACIPGAIVQLGFGDFFDEYLMNPTAVSIALVVGGILMILIENKYRKRRNGTKSELDVTIKQALIIGAFQCLAVFPGMSRSASTIMGGWIAGLTTIAAAEFSFFLAIPVMAGMSLLKIVKIGGFAAMTSAQVISLGVGFLVAFIVALIVVDRFIAFLKKKPMRIFAVYRFVFAVFVFIAGYLGFFNV
- a CDS encoding CapA family protein, which produces MNYNIFDKIKSVLFISFSIVLPAAILIVLIGYFYIPSEIPKYNYFYDFQITELRDSRYQLEVPAKTSDKEILVSMVGDVVIGTDDSFNYDSSLMEAFDSNKKDYKYFFKNVLEVFSEDDITIANLENPLTDSSTKSYKGEGTVFNFKGPMDFVKILSSSSVEAVTISNNHIYDYGNEGFQDTVDTLNNSNIDCIGENFKLIKEIDGIKFAFLGYQGWYNSSELLNSIKNDIEDARSEGCTIVIPYFHWGDENQYTPNDTQIYLAHYAIDSGATMVWGSHPHVIQSFELYKDKLIAYSMGNFCFGGNNNPKDKKSMILQTKFIISNNTLEDIAIKVIPTRISSTEEFNDYVPTPYKEQEAKDFLEILNNYSPTLNNKISNDYINLKSLSKA